TCTTGAGCCAACTAGGAAAAGTGGGGCCCAACTTGCAAGATCTGATTCGCAAGTATTGTAATTGGAATGGAGGAACCCAACTCGGGACAAATTTCAGAGACAACGAGCTCTCTGATAAGTACaagttttttaatttggaaaaattaGAAAGATGGGATTCAGTGACGTCACCCTCCAAAGAATTCCCAGCCAAGTTAAGATCCTCCAACTCTGATAGCAATCCAATGCTTTTAGGTAACATGCCAGTCAACCGGTTATAAGATAAATACAAGCTCTTAAATATGTGTCTGTTGCACCATGAAGAATTTCGGAAGAAGCTAGAAAATTCCCCGTTCAACTTGTTATTTGAGAGGTCTAAACTCTGCAATGCGCACATGTTACCAAAGAAAGATGGAATCTCGCCTTGCAGTTTGTTATCGGATAGGTAAAGAACTTCAAGAGAGTTCATTACTTTCCCAAATCCATCTGGAATGGGACCTTCCAACATGTTATGATAAAGGGAAAGGTCATGAAGATTGGTGGTGGAGTTAAAGAGCCAGTAaaatatagttgatgatttcaacAGATTTGAGGAGAGATCAAGGTaaacaagagaagatgaataacTCATACTGGAAGTAGATGACATAAGAAAACTTTCATCCGTAAGACCACAACTTCCCAAATCAAGATTTTGAAGTTTTGAGCTGAAGTTGAAACCACCTTGAAAGACTGATGATGTCATATTATTATAGGAAAGGTCAAGGATaacaagagaaggaaaatttgggCAGAGAGGAGACGACAAAACAATGTTATTATCACCAAGATAAAGCTCCTGAAGATTAAGGCTAAAGTTTGACAGCAGTTGAAATATTGAGGATGTGAGCTTATTTGAAGAAAGATCAAGGATGGTAAGAGCAGTGGAGAAGTTGGAAGGTGAATAAAACAGAGGATTGAATATTTTGTATCTGAAAGAGGACCAACCAACTAGCCTCAACTATCTTTAAGTTTGGAATAAAGCTTTGCTGATCATTTGTAGCCAGTgatgagaaggaggaaaggttgTGTAGTGAACTTAGCCTAAGTTTTGTCAAGGAAGAAAGATTAGTCAACCCCTCTGCATCCTTAGATTTCACATCAAAATTGCCACCAAGTGCAAGAGTGTGCAACAAAGGAAGATTCCCCAACTTGGAAAGGAAATGCTCCCGAGAATGAATTCCCCCCCCGCAAGATCAAGATACCTCAACTGTGAGAGATTTCCAAGTTGATAAGGGAGTTCCCCATCTAGATCATTATCACTTAGATCAAGATATTGTAAATGTGTAAGGTTTCCAAGTTGATAAGGGATTTTTCcatggagaaaaaaattgttacctAGATCAAGAGACAGTAAATGTGTAAGCTTTCCAATATCAGAAGGAATACTCCCAACAAATGCACAATAAGAGAGATTGAGATATCGTAAGTTGGCGAACGAGCCCATGAATTCTGGGATATGACTCCATTGAAAAGCATTATAGCTGAGATCCAAGTGTTCAATATTTTGAAGGGCAATCAATGAAGAGATATTGATTGCACCTCTCAAATATTGTGTATCCTGACCACGGAGATGAAGCATCTCAACATGACCAGTTTGATTGTTGCATTGGATGCCTTTCCATTTGCAACAGTCTCTGTTATTGCCATCGTCCCTCCATGTAGACAGCATGCCAGAGTCATCTTTGAGGCCATGTTTGAAGTTGAGGAGTGCTTGTCTCTCACTCTCAATGCACTTAATTTCTGCGCTATTGGGAAGGCTGTTGAATCCAAGAATGGATCCAGCAGCATGCAATAAAAGCAGCAAAAGTGCATAAAATAGTTTCAGAGAATAACAACTCATTATGAAATGACCAAGAGTAAAACAAAGATCGGTTACTGTGATCACTTTCTCTTAAATGGTGAAGTATGAAAGATGGAGCCTGCGGCAGGATTTATATAGCTGATAGTATGGTTAGATGACACAGTTGTGTTAATTCTGGTTCACTTATGGAAGACAACAAAATAAGgatattttctcttaaaaaaaactttattttaaaaattaaaatacgaaGACTCCGTATACGAggcttatatattttaaattcctttatTACACTCAGGTGATAagcaatttataataaaaaaaattcaataattatataattgtgtaataaaaTTCTTCCATATATTAATTACAGGTTCATCAAGCTCTACTTCATATTATACGGCCGGCAAGTTGTAACAACTAAAATTCCATCAGATAATTCgacaaaaaaatgatgttgcaaattttaataaataaaaaatatgattatgaatttatttttagattatcaAGGGAATTTTTGTAATGTCATTAAATTACACGTGAGCAGCACATTAAAGTATTTGAGTCTGTCACTTTAACGAGCACACGATGCTGAGAAAAGTCtatgtaaaattaaaacaaacaagGCTTAAACAACATTTTGGCTCCTATAAATTAttagtgttttttgttttagccTGAAAAACAGTCCATATTATCAAAGTAAGAACATTAATTGACTACATAACATGTAGTTATATTAACCTTTTATTGACTTCTCCTGCTATCAAAGATCTTAACAATAAATAATGTgtattcttttaaaatctttCATCAACTAATCTAATATcatcaattattttgaataCATGAAAATTTGAAGATCCAGATTACTATCAAATTGAAGATCCAGATTACTATAAAATTGATACATGATAGTGTGTTAAATTAACTCATTAATAATGTGAGTCAATGAACAACCAGCATCATTATCACATAATCCGTAAATGTTGATAGTTGATAACAAGGAATAAaaccaaatattaaaattacagggactataatataaaaaatttatttaagcccTCCAAGAAATATGATGTGTTATTTTGCCAAAGTATAAGAAATATATGACTAATTTGTTTTACATGAATGTTTAGCATAGACTAGTAATTTTAAGTCTTTGCACTtatccccaaaaaaaaaaaatctttacacatatttttaaattcaccAATGGTGAGGAGATATTTTGCATTAGGTAAAATGAACTTTTTACATCAATTCTACAGCCAATATGTACTTAACTCTTGTctatataaaatgtattttcttttttacaccaattgttttgtaaccaatataaaaagtatttttctacatcagttatgaaattaacaactaatataaaattatcactTTTTGTGTCATCAATTTTCTCCCATAATAATTAGCCCACATCCACATCAAAATTACACCTTAATCGTTCTTTTCCCGTGTTCAGATCACCCTCTTAAAactcataaagaaaaatgaaaggaaacaaAGCAACCACacaatataagaagaaaaaccaaaaagaacaaaacaatcCTCTTCCTCAACAAGTAAGTTTTGATGAGTTACAACaaatacaagaaagaaaaaattaaaagaaaagttgaCCAGACAGGAAAACAGTTCAGTACTTTTTCCAATGACTCCTATGATAGAAACTTGGGGTTATGTGGACTCCCATTGACAGCAGAATGCAGCAAGGACCCTGAACAACATTCTCCACCTTCAACAACCTAGAGGAGAGAACGAGGATTTGGATTTGGTTGGAAAGCAGTGGCTATAGGATATGGATGTGGAATGGTCTTTGGAGTGGGAATGGGATGTTGTGTATTGTTAATAGGAAAGCCTCAATGGCTTGTGAGAATGGTTGGAGGTCAACTCAATAAAAAGGTGAAAAGGAAGACAAGGATGAGATCTAATGAAAATGGTAGCAGAATGAATTAGTTGATATATGATATCTTGTTACATACCTGCCATCTTGATAACggttaaataattgtattttgataatagaaaataaggcaaaattatctttaaaaataattatttaacagttatttgcgcttaaatattaaagaattgatgttttgttgaattttggctGCAGTTATAAAAACtggaggtgtaacaagcaaaaaggccagaaaaattgaagagaagaagaaaatctgAAGCAGGCCCAGTCCAATACGCGCGCTGAGCGCGCGTCACGCGCTAAGCCCATGATCCAACAGAAGCGCGCGCTAAGCCTGCAACACGCGCACTAAGCCCGCGATCTAACAGAAGCGCGCGCTAAGCCTGCAACACGCGCGCTAAGCCCGCGATCTAACAGAAGCACTCGCTAAGCCTGCAACATGTGCTGAGCGAGGGGGTGTCGCGCTGAGCGCGcctacgaaggcccaaagcccacttcagcagctataaatagagagccagTCCAAGGGACAAAAGAACTACGACAGaaccccctctcctaggggtttcatttactttctttcacccctcttctcattgtaaagccctcaatggccatgagtggctaaatcCCCTTAGCTGACAGGCCTAGAAGCCAAtgtgatgtatgatgtactcttcactatttatcaatgcaataccaggtttttctttcctattttcttttctgtttttaccttgcatactcatctttatattctgttaggggttagatgctcgggagagggtaacttctaaataagatttaaagaagatatgcatgcattaggttttaggggttagacgctcgggagaggataacttctaatagaacaagaagaaaagatatcataataaaatcattgctaggcatagagtgattgcattatgcccatgcgtcaaagcaaacatctagaattagaacttcatgcattttatctattgagtctttgcaaaggcatttgggggatagataggtaaaataggcttgtcatcgtgaggcatcaggggcaagtaaatgAATAGATGTGAGTGGGATAAAATCACCTGAAttggtaaagaaaaaatcataaactcatacatcctaggcagATAAGGCAAGTCAGTTCCTAACACTATTTTAtcttgaatttatcttttatctaaatcttttatctttcttatctttcatctttttctttatcttttaattttatctttaattcttttatcttctaattttatctttaaatcttttatcttttctttaccttatcttctatctttctttatcttttattttaaatttcttatctcttgcttttaaattggatttgcattaatctaagtacaaacaaagtccctgtggattcgacactcggacttccgagaactttactacttgtcacgatttggtgcacttgccaacgaGTCAACACATCTTTGAAAGCAAAACTTAAGGGCAAGAACTTTATCACATTGCATTGCATGGGGGATTTGGTTCAAAGTTATTTGGTGTAATATGAATGTGTTAtacttttgcttttgttttttgtgtgtgttcttttttgttttttatgggTAGAAGAATGCGATGTACTTCATTTGCCTTGAGCTTGcagttttgatttatttaatacGTATAACTGTGGCATATgctgtataataataataaatgttgtatatttttaaaaatgctatCTATTGGCCAatgctaaaatatatattttgtatctTAACAGTATGCAGTTGTCTCATTTTATTCAAGGAGCTCAATTCACGGTTTTACTTTCTATTGTAgtctatttaattaattttctaaccaTGTAACCACACCGTGACATGGCTTTAGAAGCTGAGGTCCAAGGGCGTAAGTTTAAGAGCAcaattattagtatattttgacggttaaattatagttaaatttataattttttttctaatttttttaagcaaataatggttaaattaatatcatttaagtttttgtgcaaaacatattaaaagtgatagatttaTGAAACTTAATGAGTAAAATAAAGCTCAAAAAAGCATAAAGAAAGCAAGCTAATcgaagaaaataagaataattatgaaaaaaaagattaattgagaaaaaagattaattaagaaaatcattaataataaaggaaatcaagctaaatgagaaaaaatgacTAATTGATGAAAGAATAACTAATGAAAGAAAGACTAATTGAGAAAAATgactaattaagaaaagaagactaattgagaaaaataaaataactaaagaaagaaagactaaATAAACAAATCAGAGTCTAAAGTCCATTGATtagcaaaagaagaagagagaaaaagaaaatacataaaaattccaagaaaatataatttcttatagAATGTAAAGGCTTGAAGGAGACAAGCAATGAGAGTCATTCctttcttttattcattttcttatcttttcttccatttactaaatattttccaCTTGTAACTCTAAAGCCTTCATGATAACGAGAGACTAAATCTCATTTATTGAAAACTtaattgatggaagcttgcttgtggggcttctatggaggctgaatctttgagcttcaatgaggtcctttaatggtgattttccaccatggggatgcagcggaagacaaaggagaagaggtgagaggaggcgccatccactagggaataagccatggaagaaggagcttcaccaccaagatgagccttggataagaagcttggagagggtgcttcaatggaggaaaagaaagagggagagaaagagagaggggggagcacgaaattgaaggaagaaaaagggagagaagttgaactttgagtgatgtctcacaagactctcattcatccaagttacaacaagtgttacacatgcttctatttatagactaggtagcttccttgagaagttttcttgagaaaacttccttgagaagcttctttgagaaaacttccttgagaagctagagcttagctacacacacctctctcataactaagctcacatccttgagaagcttccttaagaagattcctaaagaagctagagcttagctacacatacctctctaatagctaagctcacctccttgagatgagaagctagagcttagctacacaccccctataatagctaaactcacccccatgacaaaaaacatgaaaataacaaaaaaaatccttattacaaagactactcaaaatgccccgaaatacaagactaaaaccctatactactagaatggccaaaatacaaggtccagacgaaggaaaaacatattctaatatttacaaagataagcgggctcatacttagcccatggattcgaaatctatcctaaggctcatgagaaccctagggcctttccttggatctgtagcccaatctacttggagtcttctagccaatgcccttgcggggtaggattgcatcattaatTGTCAGCCAActttctatctatttataatattacattTATATGATCCTTTCTTATGTtacatggtaagttttaggggtagcaTTGAGAAatagtattttctaatagaactgaGAAATGTATCTAAATAAAGTTATCACTAGAAAtaggttgatatttgtttagtctattatgcatctttattcttaatacaatttattattttagcttTGCAAAGATAgttgagagagaaaatagataaattagactaCTTCTTTCATGCTAGtgaccaaagttagagtatagatgtaaattgaaataattataaataaagaaaaattattaacaatacACCAAAGAGTGACTCTACTAGGTTAAGTTTCCAACATTCTCATATTCtgaattaatctttttattatcatctttatcttttatttttcttatcttttatattaaaatttctcaTCTATCTAACctttatctttttatctttatcatcttttaatttaatttttatcttattttttatcttttattttaaattatttatctattacttgtaaattgaattttcattaatctaattacaaacaaaattcATGTTGATATGATACTTGAATTTTCCTTTTAACTTTACTATATTTGAGATGTATTAATGAATTTGTCAATCTATCAACAATATAGGTTTTGCcataacaaaagataaaatcCTTTACCGATAGGGTATTCCCAAATAATGACATAACTCAAGATTACACCACCCATAACACAAAAGAATCCTCACGAAATGCCTTTAccgaaatatatttttaatattcaagaataaatatttcaaaatacatCCGGTAAATGGTTTCAGTTGGCTTATGGGTAGGCTTTTTCATAAACATCATGTTTCAAAGCTCTTATATATGAATAGGTTTCCACAGcacaaaatagtttttttcttaAGGATAGGCTTTTCCATTAACAAAACGGTCAATGCCTAACGCAAAATTTGGCCTAACATGAACTGCATATTGACGGTTCAATTCCAATACTAAATTATGAAGGGTACTTCTATGATgtgatgtttttctttttattttaatcttgatgTGAACTATTTATTagttgtgatatatatatatatgataaaaataaaaataacaactacTTGGCTGCACTCTTACAATGATGGGTTATTATTGTACAAATTTCTGGATCCAATTAATAGAAACTCGCGCTTATTAACCATATGTGCAGGTCAATATATAACATTCATTTCTTTAATTGATTAAGAAATCATTGACATAAACACGATATGGCTAGGAACCTTCAATATGCATTGGAATATTGCTCACCTAATATGTAGCTGCCTGACGCAATGTATGACAGGGATCTTATAGTATTATTGACCATAATGCTCTTGTTTGGACGCggaaagaaaattatttgaaaaatgagAGTAAAAGAATGACTATTCATGAGTCATgaggaaaatatttttctaatgcaAATAGAAATATCATGAGTAAATTAGAATAACTTCATGTTGTTCGGTGGTTTAGAAAAGCTTTGATGGACAAGTGATTCCTATTTATAtatcttgttttattttatgacaaattaaatttaaatgggAGGAACTAGCTAATATAaaacgaaaacaaaaaaattaaaaaaatgtgttcaaTCAACCATGAGCACTTTAATCTTTTGCACAACATTGACAAATATATATGTTGTTGTAAACCTTGAATATCATATGCTTGATGCATGACTTGCTAGATTCAATCTCATGCACCACCATTCACATTATATGATTGGTCACTACCCCTCAAGCCGATGTTACGTCTTCAATTGTAGCGGTCACGCTGGGTTCTGTTTCTATTCCTGCGATTATTTCAGTTTAAGTGTTACCTAGGTTATTGTATTTGCCGGATGTTGTTTCTTCTAGGGGGTTCGAGCCATCTATTATTTGGCAAGTGTGTTATGCCTTGGGAGCTAGGGCTAACTCTGTTAAATGTTGTTTTATGTCTTTCTCTAATCCTGTAATTTGTGTTGTTGCACCTCTGGTGCTATTTCAATGATATTCTTTTGGCTGtttcagaaagaaagaaaaaataacaaggAAGAAAGTTTATTTCTGCATTTGCATTGCATTGATCCTCTAATTAGGTTTCTCAAAATCTAAGCATGTATAGCATTCCCATATATATTGTgagggaaataaaataaaaaagaaagttgaAATTAAGAAAAGACTACAATATTAGCTCGTTCTCGATCTCTCCACGCATATAAAATATTATCGTTTAGTCACAAGTCACTCGCACAACACTATACTACTTAGACTGTACAAATCAAAACCTGATATCTCTGTCTCAGCTTATATAAATATGATACTTAGACTTGAAGAACATCCAAAGCTGTCAAGCCATACAGAACgatacaaaattacaataaattaagTATAATTGAATATACACACCTAGTGCCTTTGGATCTTGGAATTCTACTACCTACGTGACATCAGTTACAGTGTAAGAATCCATTTGGAGGTCTAAGTTCACATTAATTTATAAacgtttcaattttttatattaaaatttttaatcatttaaaattaaatatttttttattataaattattagcaGCAGGGATATACTCCCGTGTTGTCAATGTTGGGCAGAactcacacacacataaaataagatttcattttttttcaattatgtaGACGTTTCTTTCAACCGTAGTTTGTTTACTCTTGAATTTCGAGAAGAAAAATGGACACCTTTTCCTACTCCTAAATACTTTTATAAAGAGAGATCGAATTGGCAACTTTACGCGTAATGGGCCATAATTCATACGAAGCTTGGTTcgttaaatcaaataattattcttAGACTTTGTTAGTCATATTGCTTCAGTCATAGAAAATTAGGTTTCAGTGGTATTTTCCTCAAAGACTGATGAATAATAATAC
The Glycine max cultivar Williams 82 chromosome 16, Glycine_max_v4.0, whole genome shotgun sequence genome window above contains:
- the LOC106796457 gene encoding receptor-like protein 35 — encoded protein: MSCYSLKLFYALLLLLLHAAGSILGFNSLPNSAEIKCIESERQALLNFKHGLKDDSGMLSTWRDDGNNRDCCKWKGIQCNNQTGHVEMLHLRGQDTQYLRGAINISSLIALQNIEHLDLSYNAFQWSHIPEFMGSFANLRYLNLSYCAFVGSIPSDIGKLTHLLSLDLGNNFFLHGKIPYQLGNLTHLQYLDLSDNDLDGELPYQLGNLSQLRYLDLAGGEFILGSISFPSWGIFLCCTLLHLVAILM